Sequence from the Meleagris gallopavo isolate NT-WF06-2002-E0010 breed Aviagen turkey brand Nicholas breeding stock chromosome Z, Turkey_5.1, whole genome shotgun sequence genome:
CTTAGCACTTGTAATTTTGCAGATAAGAAGATACTAGATTTCAGTGCTGTTATAAAAGCTTATACACATATAGACTTAAATGTtacattacaaaataaaatactatgaGCTACATTTGTTCACAAATGTTCGCATGTATTCAATGTATGAATATCTGTATGTGCAGCTATGCGTACACCACATGTCGTAAGTGAGTATTTACAAAAATTAGCGCTTCCTGACACACAGGCAATGCGGCACCAACCAGAGAGCAAGCAAAGGACACGTGGCTGTCACTGTGCACAGCCAATCTGAGGGCACTGTGCAAACAGTACCCGCTCCTGACACAAAATGGTGGCTGACACAAAATGGTGGCTCCCAGTGCGTGCAAGGGGATGGACTTCCTGTTCAGTGGAGCACTGGGAAAGCTGGAGGTGTAGACTGGTTCTGGCAGCCAATCCCACCAGAGTAGGCGTGAGCAGGAGGGAGGAGTTGTGGGACACGCTGCCATGGTGGTGAGGCTGATGGAAGAATCTTGCGGGACTGAGGAACATCTCTTCCTTAGATAAGCTcatgctgccagcagcccagTCCATAGAGCAAGTGACAGTCCTtggtgtgctgcaggaggagagtGTTGAGCTGTTGGAGTGTTCCTTGCTGTTGGANNNNNNNNNNNNNNNNNNNNNNNNNNNNNNNNNNNNNNNNNNNNNNNNNNNNNNNNNNNNNNNNNNNNNNNNNNNNNNNNNNNNNNNNNNNNNNNNNNNNAGATTTATAAATTAAGGCAATTCAGCAAAGCACATAGAAAAGTCCCTGTTTTTCTGCAAAGCCTTAAAGCATTCACTTAAATCCAGGTGTCCAACTTCATGGCTCTGATTCAGTAGAACACTTGAGCAAAGTCTTCACGCTAATCTCTGTGGTTTAGTACTCATAAAATCCATCTTACTGTGTGTCTACGTCAGTCTACAGCTAGAATATATAAACCATCAAAACTTCTCAAAGAATACTCCATTATCTTGACACTAATGTCAAGAGAAACctcctttattttcctgtgttCAGAAGTACACTCACTTGATCAATCACAACAGGGCAGCGCGCTTATGAAAAGCATGCAGTGTGAAACTGCAGAAGTTAACCATTTGATATATAGATATTAAAACACATTTGCTGTGTCTGTGGCTCATCTATAATAATTTCAGTGCGGACAAAGTTAACTTTGAGAATCTTGACTCAGTCCACTAATACAACAGATTGCTCATCTGCAAGGTTTGGCTGGGTTCATGCAGGTAATTTGGAGCTGAGTTAGCCTTATGGCTAGCTACTGATGTGGCCAAAAAGCATCTACCTTTTTTGTAGCTGTAAATAgaaattttgcctttttcaCACCATTACCCTGCTCTTCTCATTGACATGGTAGCATCTGACTTTCTTATAACACGCAGATAACCTTCATCCTACATTTTTACAGTCTACAAGACTAACCAAATatggagcagagcacagcagtgtttgcagaGACAGCGTCATAAAGACAGCAACAGGTAAGTCACAGCAATGCGCCATTCTGTAGGCatctgcagacagacagacacagtgACATTCGAAGGCAAATCTGGAATTGCTCCCACAGTCCATCGTACTTTCACTGTGGGAACCAACTTCATACAGAAGTACAAGTcggaaagaaaacagtgatatTTTCTGATCACCCCTGTGGTGTTTTCAACACTGCACGCATAATCCTCACACTGTAAAATATAGTTTGAATTTTTGGTCAGGCTTCACAGACAGCGCTTTCAAAGCTGAACGGGCCATATATCTATCTGCCTGTCCATATGAAGCATGGtgtttttcttgtctgtgtTATTTCTTTGCCCTAAGAAAGGCTCTGGCAGGCCCATTATTTCCAGTAGTTTGCATTGCTGCACTTCTGCCCCAGCCTGAGACGTGGGATTTGCTGTGAGTGGTTGACTGTCAGCCCCACGGCTGacatctcagccttctctgtaGCAAAATGAAGCTGGAGGATTAGTGCAAATACAGAGAGGATCTCTGCTCTGGAGAGCAATTACAGATGAGACCTCTGTTACAGATCATCAATAGGAGCGTGTGGGAAGGGATAAGAGCAAGAGGTGAGCATGCAGCTCTTGAAGCAAGCAGCATGGCAGTTGGAGTGATTCAAAACTTCTTACTGCCTCAGACAAGATGGGACTGTTGAAAATTGCTTGTTAGGACACGTTTCCTGTCAGTCCCATCAAACATTGCTTTCTATTTGGAAAAACTATGTCCCTAGgcctgttttgtttcttttcttttaacaacATCTTTTTTGCCCAGGTTGTTTTGACATTTCAGCCTGTTCCTGATGAATCACCAGCCAAGAGAGTTCTATTAAGGAGGTTTTCCAATTTCCTCTTTCTCAGACAATTCCCCCTCGCACATGCCCTTCTAGCACAACCCTGCAGTTCTCAGTCAGAGTTCTCTTGTCCTCCTGCCCTGCCACGACTGGCTGAGGCTCAGGCACATTTATTCCATGTAATTCTGGAGAGGCAAGATCAACCAAGAGACCAAAGGAGGATGTGTGCAGCACTCACATATGCATGCTGGCACTAGTTCTTGTTTTGGTGAGCGTGCTGTTCTCCCACCAAAGCCAGTGGATGCAATGCAGGATATAATGTAAGGTACTCAACACAGCAATGCTTTGCCTTGAAACTCCTTCTCACAGTTACTTTCCAAGTGCCAGTTATCACTTTCATCCTTTTCTTGCACATTTATCTCACTCTCCAGAGCTCTGAGCCCACCCTCCACTGCCAAGCCCCCATTCAAATTGTGCATCCTTGCCAGCTGGTTGCTCAATGATCTTATGCCCCTCTACCCGTCAAGTTGATCCTCCAGTTCTGTCTCTTTACAGAACCACAGGATGGTTTGTACCttagggaccttaaagcccacccagttccaaccccattgtcacaggcagggttgccagctgctagatcaggctgctaCACCTGCCTGGAATGCAGACATTTGGGGCATTTAGAGCCcctctgggcaggctgtgccagcacctcaccaggCTGTGAGTAAGGAATTTCCTAACATCtcatctaaatcttccctctcgCAGTTCAAAACTGCCCATACTACTATCAGACCACACAAAAAGTCGgtctcttcccttttttttcactgtgtcCCCAACGATCCTCGGGGTTCCGTCCCTCTCGCCACCTCTCACACGGCGCTGCTCCCTCACGGCGCGGCCCCCAGCCCCACGACAGTCAGGGCGCACNNNNNNNNNNNNNNNNNNNNNNNNNNNNNNNNNNNNNNNNNNNNNNNNNNNNNNNNNNNNNNNNNNNNNNNNNNNNNNNNNNNNNNNNNNNNNNNNNNNNTCTTGCTTACTCAACATGACTCATTAAAGTTTTTATAACTTTAAAGTTTTCAAGGTCCCTGATACTACTGAAGTTGTTAGTGAAACTTATCCAAGAAAAATTCCTAGGGGATtctaagatgaaaaagaaatgtataagGTGCTTGAATGTAGGAATGAgctgaatttctgcattttgaaacATAATGCTGCAAGCAGTTAGTACGTTAAATTGGATTCCctaaaaaacaataaaaaacacacAATAAAACACATCTGAGTGATAATTCTTCACTGTGTAATTATGCAGTGTCTTATTTTAATACTCAACACATATCTTTTCAGTCCAAGATTTCTTTATATGTGGCCAAATGCTCGCATATCAGTGATGGGAGGGGAGCAGGCTGCAACTGTTCTAGCTACGATAGCTAAGgaccagaaaaaaagagagggaaaacagGTAAGTCTTTCATTTGTGGTACTGTCATTATCATTTACTTCTTCACTGAGGGGGCTCACATTATATACCTGGGAAGTGTGTTACGGAGATACCAGGTGAGCTGTGGTTCTCCTAATGCCATCTAGTACATTGAcaacaatgaaatatttgtgaaaTGTTGTCATTTACGTCTTATAAATGTGAAGATCATTCATGACATTTCTTGCCTTTGATGAACAAGATAAGCTTTTCTTACATCATCATCTTATAGGGATTTTTTTGCATGCAATTATTTATCTACCCAAGATTAGCAGCAGGGGACTCCCACTCCCCTACACCCACTTGGGAGTATGAGGAACAAGTGAGAATAAAGCATCTTTCCATTCACTTCTGAAGTAGGCAGTTCTGTAGAAATCTGATCTTCACATCAttcagtgactgagaataacGAGACTTAAAATAGCAGAAGCACGGGGAGGTTTGAAAAAGACTTTGACTTCCTTAATAATTATAGCTAATAATTATTGGTATTAGTTCAATAATATTTTCTGGTTTCTCCATATAATCTtctctgctgtgatttttaaattacCTGGCTTTTTTACATTATTATAAGGGTACATTAGTGTACATTAGTTTGTTCCATAAAAAGTGATTTTACTGCAGTGTTGTAGAATTGCTTTTCTTACCAAGAGCAGTTCCTGAGAATAGTGAAGCAGTTACGTACATTTCATCTCTGGAGTTCTTTATTCTActctttattttgtctttctgtggATAAAACATACTCATCCTTCTCTCTGTCTGTCTCACTTTTCAAGTCCCTAAGATTGATCAGGTGATATACAGGAGGTCTGTGAAGATTGTAGTCATGGGGAGACTTGGAAGTATTGTGAATTACAGTAGTCACCACTCTGGATTATTAGAGAAACACAGCAATGTAGTTTTTCTGATGCTAATCCCCATTTACTTTTACACTCATTTAAGTACCTTAATCTGACTTTATCAGCTAATAAATGTGACAAATAAATGTGGTGAAATGACTTTCTTTCTGCCTATctatttactttcttcttcccATTCATCCCAGTTTCAAAAAGTAATTCCACAACCAAGTATGCTAGATCTGTAACTGCAAgacaaaaaagtgaaaaaatttTGGAGCAGTTATTTCagcaatttcttcttgtttgatGCTGCATATAAAGCTCTGCTGCCACTGcgaaagaaaatattaaagaatgtCTTTTCTGTGCTTGTTGATTTGCCTGTTTTGTTACAGTTATCTAAGGCAGATGAAGAAGCCTTGAAGGAGCCAATCATTAGGAGGTTTGAAGAGGAAGGAAACCCTTATTATTCCAGTGCTCGGTAACATGAAAATGGCTTTTCCAAAATCTGATTATAATCACAGGACATAATAATAGCTTTAAATTTTAGTGTTGAAGGGCAGGTAAACAGAGCACTCTGGAACAAAAATTTAGTTTGATGTGCAGGAGTGCAACACAACAAgcatcaaataaatattttgtctcATCTCTGAGACTTTGTCCCACAGTCTATTTCAGAATAAGGCAAGCACTTGCAGGAATTACTACACTGGTTCTGTAAGTAATTATATGATAAGGAGATATTCTGTAACCAATCTTCTGAAACATATaattctgtgtattttgtaCTGGATAAATTTTATCTCATTCTCTCCGCTTCACCTTTTAAAATCCATTGAAGTGTACTGAAGGACTCCGTGTGTGTCAAGAGAAAGTGGGGTTTGCAGGCAGAAGAAGTCAGTGAATACCTGAAGCAATGTGCAGATCATGTAGGTGTACACTGGGTGATAGGAATTCAGTAGGGCATTAGCTCATGGGTGCGTGTTTGCTGAGAAGTCTATTATGGTAGTCCTCTGTAGCATTTCatgctctgttttctgaaatactgtaaaTGCCCTGGAGTTAGGCTGGTGAAACAGTGGCATCTTGGAGTGTTGTTGCCTGTGGAAAATAGGTTGGAGGCTTTTTTGGCCTCTGTGTGTTACTCTGTGCTAGTTTCACGCCGTCTACAATAACcattctgcttatttttctggttGTGGTATATTCACAAGCCAGTTCTTCATAGGGtctcagctgtttctctctGTTTGGTGCTGCGATGGGCTGTGTATTCTCAGTAAGGTAGTGTGGCATCTGCAGTGTAATTCAGGCAGATTTCAGAAGTTGAGGTGTATAGCATGTGGGTCAGTGGTTCAGGGAAAGGTTTTGTCTTCTCTGTGATCTCTGTTTCTGGCTGAGGTCTGTGTGGTAGTGTTGCAGAAAGTCATcatgaatattttcttgaaattatAGGTGTAAGTGCAACCTCCCACTGGTACTGAGTTTCTTGGGGTTTTTGCATATAGTCAATTAGGATAGCTTTGTGAAGTCCTAATTCTTTATTGGCATGAACTTCTTAGTGACATActgtttttgggttttttttccctaatctttttaatggttttattttatttatttatttttttttttaggatttcCCACAAATTTAGATGGTGTGCTGTCTCTGTTAGTACTGTTTGACAATGAAGCCTGGTACTTCTGCCACAAAACCTTGTGCTACtccctggggaaaaaaaaggaaaaaatggaagcaCATATTGTCATCTTTTATAATTagatttaaggaaaagaattttccactgaaataataacattaaaaaaaatgagtcaatctgtttatatttaaaatgaatccCTATCACGAAGGAGGAAATGAAAGATCTCagttttcttatattttctctttttaatatgTTCACTGAAGACACAGTCATAGTCTCTCTGTAGTCATGATTGAGAATAATTGGATTCATTTAGCATCCAATATATTCAGTATAGTGATGAAACAAAACTTTGTCCCCTCCCAAAAAAACTACAGAGTATTATAATGACTTGCAGCAATAAATTCACTTGTAGGAATAAGGttaggatttttaaaaagcaaaaacgTAGGTATGAAACTTGAGTATTTAATACCAACTTCCAGCTCTCTGTAGACCAGGTTTTGCCAATTTGTTCCCCATGCATCTGGTCATTCTGTAAAGCTAGGTTGCAAATCCGTAAGCACTTCATTCTATAACCCAACTTTGCTAGGTGTGAGGAAATACTCTTAGCAGCAGGAGGCACGTTCTTCACTTAGAAAGAGCAGGGTTGTTACATACTGCTGCCTGTAGCTTGGAAGGGCAATGTATGTGCTCTTGCTGAAAGCTGACTGAGAACTAGCTTTGATCTGGATTGCATCTTGTCGAATTCTTGTGAAGCTCCTGCTGCACTCAGGATAATAAACCCAACTGAGCTGCAAAGTCAAAT
This genomic interval carries:
- the LOC100546777 gene encoding methylcrotonoyl-CoA carboxylase beta chain, mitochondrial-like, whose translation is MWPNARISVMGGEQAATVLATIAKDQKKREGKQLSKADEEALKEPIIRRFEEEGNPYYSSARLWDDGIIDPADTRLVLGLSLSAALNAPTKKTEFGVFRM